One segment of Theobroma cacao cultivar B97-61/B2 chromosome 9, Criollo_cocoa_genome_V2, whole genome shotgun sequence DNA contains the following:
- the LOC18588994 gene encoding cellulose synthase A catalytic subunit 1 [UDP-forming], translating to MEASAGMVAGSHRRNELVRIRHDSDSGPKPLKNLNGQTCQICGDNVGLTAAGDVFVACNECAFPVCRPCYEYERKDGTQCCPQCKTRYKRHKGSPRVEGDDDEDDVDDLENEFDYAQGHSKARRQWQGEDVDLSSSSRHESQQPIPLLTNGHSVSGEIPCATPDNESVRTTSGPLGPSEKNVSSSPYIDPRQPVPVRIVDPTKDLNSYGLGNVDWKERVESWKLKQEKNVMQMSSRYPEGKGDIEGTGSNGEELQMADDARQPLSRVVPISSSHLTPYRVVIILRLIILGFFLQYRATHPVKDAYPLWLTSVICEIWFALSWLLDQFPKWSPINRETYLDRLALRYDRDGEPSQLAPVDVFVSTVDPLKEPPLVTANTVLSILAVDYPVDKVACYVSDDGSAMLTFEALSETAEFARKWVPFCKKHNIEPRAPEFYFAQKIDYLKDKIQPSFVKERRAMKREYEEFKVRINALVAKAQKMPEEGWTMQDGTPWPGNNPRDHPGMIQVFLGHSGGLDTDGNELPRLIYVSREKRPGFQHHKKAGAMNALIRVSAVLTNGAFLLNVDCDHYFNNSKALKEAMCFLMDPLLGKKTCYVQFPQRFDGIDFHDRYANRNVVFFDINLKGLDGIQGPVYVGTGCCFNRQALYGYDPVLTEADLEPNIIVKSCCGSRKKGKSGNKKYIDKKRAAKRTESTIPIFNMEDIEEGVEGYDDERSLLMSQKSLEKRFGQSPVFIAATFMEQGGIPPSTNPATLLKEAIHVISCGYEDKTEWGKEIGWIYGSVTEDILTGFKMHARGWISIYCMPPRPAFKGSAPINLSDRLNQVLRWALGSIEILLSRHCPMWYGYNGRLKLLERLAYINTIVYPLTSIPLLAYCMLPAFCLLTGKFIIPEISNFASMWFILLFVSIFATGILELRWSGVSIEDWWRNEQFWVIGGTSAHLFAVFQGLLKVLAGIDTNFTVTSKASDDDGDFAELYVFKWTTLLIPPTTVLIVNLVGIVAGVSYAINSGYQSWGPLFGKLFFAIWVIAHLYPFLKGLLGRQNRTPTIVIVWSILLASIFSLLWVRIDPFTSDATKSAANGQCGINC from the exons ATGGAAGCAAGTGCCGGTATGGTGGCCGGCTCCCACCGGAGGAACGAGTTGGTTCGGATTCGCCACGATTCTGATAGTGGG CCCAAACCGCTGAAGAATTTGAATGGACAGACATGTCAGATCTGCGGCGACAATGTTGGCCTCACAGCTGCAGGTGATGTCTTTGTTGCTTGCAATGAGTGTGCCTTCCCAGTTTGCCGGCCTTGTTATGAGTATGAACGGAAAGATGGGACTCAGTGTTGCCCCCAGTGCAAGACTAGATATAAAAGGCATAAAG GGAGCCCCCGAGTTGAGGgagatgatgatgaggatgatgttgatgatttggagaatGAGTTTGATTATGCTCAAGGACATAGTAAGGCAAGACGACAGTGGCAGGGTGAAGATGTAGATCTTTCTTCATCCTCTAGACATGAATCTCAACAACCAATCCCCCTTCTCACCAATGGCCATTCG GTTTCGGGAGAAATTCCATGTGCTACACCGGACAATGAATCTGTGCGAACAACATCAGGTCCTTTAGGTCCTTCTGAAAAGAATGTTAGTTCATCTCCTTATATTGACCCAAGGCAGCCAG TCCCTGTGAGAATTGTGGACCCAACAAAGGACTTGAATTCTTATGGCCTTGGGAATGTTGATTGGAAGGAGAGGGTTGAAAGTTGGAAACTCAAACAGGAGAAAAATGTGATGCAGATGAGCAGTAGATACCCTGAAGGGAAGGGAGATATAGAAGGAACTGGTTCAAATGGGGAGGAATTGCAAAT GGCTGATGATGCTCGTCAACCTTTGAGTCGTGTGGTGCCTATTTCTTCGTCTCACTTGACCCCTTATCGTGTTGTGATCATTCTCCGGCTTATCATTTTGGGCTTTTTCTTACAATATCGTGCAACTCATCCCGTGAAAGATGCATATCCATTGTGGCTAACATCTGTTATCTGTGAGATTTGGTTTGCTTTATCTTGGCTTCTGGATCAGTTTCCAAAATGGTCTCCCATCAATCGTGAGACCTACCTTGACAGGCTAGCTTTGAG ATATGATCGGGACGGGGAACCATCACAGCTAGCCCCTGTAGATGTTTTTGTCAGTACAGTGGATCCACTCAAAGAGCCTCCGCTTGTCACAGCGAACACTGTCTTGTCAATCCTTGCAGTCGATTACCCTGTGGACAAAGTAGCTTGCTATGTTTCAGATGATGGTTCAGCTATGTTGACTTTTGAAGCCCTCTCTGAAACTGCAGAATTTGCGAGGAAGTGGGTGCCTTTCTGCAAGAAGCACAACATTGAGCCTAGAGCTCCTGAGTTTTATTTTGCTCAAAAGATTGATTACCTAAAGGATAAGATACAGCCTTCTTTTGTGAAGGAGCGCCGTGCAATGAAG AGAGAATATGAAGAATTCAAGGTGCGGATCAATGCCCTTGTTGCCAAAGCTCAGAAAATGCCCGAAGAAGGTTGGACAATGCAGGATGGTACACCATGGCCTGGAAATAATCCTAGAGATCATCCAGGAATGATACAG GTGTTTTTAGGCCACAGTGGAGGGCTTGATACTGATGGAAATGAGCTACCTCGACTTATCTATGTTTCTCGTGAGAAGCGACCTGGCTTCCAACACCACAAGAAAGCTGGAGCTATGAATGCTTTG ATTCGAGTTTCAGCTGTCCTTACCAATGGGGCATTTTTGTTGAATGTCGATTGTGATCACTACTTCAACAACAGTAAAGCTCTTAAAGAAGCAATGTGCTTCTTGATGGATCCCCTCCTTGGAAAGAAGACATGCTATGTGCAGTTCCCACAACGTTTTGATGGCATTGATTTCCATGACCGATATGCCAATAGGAATGTTGTGTTCTTTGAT ATTAACTTGAAAGGGTTGGATGGCATCCAAGGTCCAGTCTATGTGGGAACTGGTTGTTGTTTCAACAGGCAAGCTCTATATGGGTATGATCCAGTTTTGACAGAAGCTGATTTGGAACCAAATATTATTGTTAAGAGTTGTTGTGGTTCAAGAAAGAAGGGAAAGAGTGGAAATAAGAAAtacattgacaagaaaagggCAGCTAAGAGAACAGAGTCCACCATCCCTATTTTCAATATGGAAGACATTGAGGAGGGTGTTGAAG GATATGATGATGAAAGGTCTCTTCTCATGTCTCAGAAGAGCTTAGAGAAGCGATTTGGTCAGTCCCCGGTATTTATTGCAGCTACCTTCATGGAACAAGGAGGCATTCCGCCATCAACCAATCCTGCAACTCTTTTAAAAGAAGCAATCCATGTTATTAGTTGTGGATATGAGGACAAGACCGAATGGGGGAAAGAG ATTGGATGGATTTATGGTTCTGTTACAGAAGATATTTTGACTGGGTTTAAGATGCATGCTCGTGGATGGATATCAATTTATTGCATGCCTCCTCGTCCAGCATTTAAGGGGTCTGCTCCTATCAATCTTTCTGACCGTTTGAACCAGGTTCTTCGATGGGCCTTGGGTTCTATTGAGATTTTGCTGAGCAGGCATTGCCCCATGTGGTATGGTTACAATGGAAGGTTGAAGCTTCTGGAGAGATTGGCATACATTAACACCATTGTTTACCCCCTTACCTCAATTCCTTTGCTTGCTTACTGTATGCTTCCGGCCTTCTGCCTTCTGACAGGAAAATTTATCATTCCTGAG ATAAGCAACTTTGCTAGCATGTGGTTCATTCTCCTTTTCGTCTCCATTTTCGCCACTGGAATACTTGAGCTTAGGTGGAGTGGTGTCAGTATTGAAGACTGGTGGAGAAATGAACAATTCTGGGTCATTGGTGGGACATCAGCTCATCTCTTTGCTGTGTTCCAGGGTCTTCTGAAAGTGCTTGCTGGAATTGATACCAACTTTACTGTCACTTCAAAGGCATCTGACGATGATGGAGATTTTGCAGAGCTTTATGTTTTCAAATGGACAACCCTTCTCATCCCTCCAACCACGGTACTAATTGTGAACCTGGTGGGTATTGTGGCTGGTGTATCTTATGCGATAAACAGTGGCTACCAATCCTGGGGTCCACTTTTTGGCAAGCTTTTCTTTGCCATATGGGTTATTGCCCATTTGTATCCGTTCTTGAAGGGTTTGTTGGGTCGTCAAAATCGTACCCCTACAATTGTCATCGTGTGGTCTATTCTTCTAGCTTCAATCTTCTCCTTGCTGTGGGTGCGGATCGACCCCTTCACCTCTGATGCTACAAAATCTGCTGCTAATGGTCAATGTGGCATCAACTGTTAG
- the LOC18588996 gene encoding uncharacterized protein At2g34160 has protein sequence MEGITEGVNNLNITDSSASNKKNRIQVSNTKKPLFFYVNLAKRYMQQHSEVELSALGMAIATVVTIAEILKNNGLAVEKKIMTSTVDMREESGGRPVQKAKIEILLGKSEKFDELMAAAAEEVLDNEEQS, from the exons atggagGGGATAACCGAGGGAGTGAACAACTTGAACATCACGGATTCATCAGCCTCCAACAAGAAGAACCGTATCCAAGTCTCTAATACCAAAAAGCCCCTCTTCTTCTACGTTAATCTCGCCAAG AGGTACATGCAGCAACACAGTGAGGTGGAACTATCTGCTCTTGGAATGG CTATTGCTACAGTGGTTACCATTGCTGAGATATTGAAGAACAATGGTCTGGCTGTTGAGAAGA AAATCATGACTTCTACTGTTGACATGAGAGAGGAATCAGGAGGACGACCTGTTCAAAAAGCAAAA ATTGAAATACTGCTGGGGAAGTCAGAGAAGTTTGATGAGTTGATGGCAGCTGCTGCGGAGGAAGTCTTAGATAATGAGGAGCAGAGCTAA
- the LOC18588997 gene encoding adenine nucleotide transporter BT1, chloroplastic/mitochondrial, giving the protein MGKRGIQLFDDKKDGFFSISDLGSEWSLERNHLYPGGLFASVGQMGMGFGVSPSSPNPRDNGGIKAPFSDLFVKYLPSQEEIRVVGLPEGEVALKKKKKEVGLKLKIKVSNPSLRRLISGAIAGAVSRTCVAPLETIRTHLMVGTSGNSTTEVFHNIMQTDGWKGLFRGNLVNVIRVAPSKAIELFAFDTVNKQLSPKPGEEPKVPIPASLIAGACAGVSSTLCTYPLELVKTRLTIEKNMYDGIVDAFLKILQKEGPAELYRGLAPSLIGVIPYAATNYFAYDTLRKVYRKVFKEEKIGNIETLLIGSLAGAISSSATFPLEVARKHMQVGALNGRQVYKNVLHALSSILEQEGIHGLYKGLGPSCMKLVPAAGISFMCYEACKRILVEKDEEA; this is encoded by the exons atgGGCAAGAGAGGAATTCAGTTGTTTGATGATAAAAAAGATGGGTTTTTCTCTATATCTGATTTGGGGTCTGAATGGAGTCTGGAACGGAATCACTTATATCCAGGTGGCTTATTTGCAAGCGTTGGTCAAATGGGAATGGGATTTGGCGTTTCACCAAGCTCCCCAAATCCCCGTGACAATGGTGGAATCAAAGCTCCATTTTCCGATTTGTTTGTGAAGTATTTACCATCACAAGAGGAAATTCGGGTTGTTGGATTACCAGAAGGTGAAGTAgctttgaagaagaagaagaaagaagttgGCTTAAAACTGAAAATCAAGGTTTCTAATCCTTCATTAAGAAGGTTAATAAGCGGTGCCATAGCGGGGGCGGTTTCAAGGACCTGCGTTGCGCCATTGGAGACAATAAGGACGCATTTGATGGTTGGGACTAGTGGGAATTCTACAACTGAGGTGTTCCATAATATAATGCAGACTGATGGTTGGAAAGGGTTGTTTAGGGGCAATCTGGTTAATGTGATTCGAGTTGCACCTAGCAAGGCGATAGAG CTATTTGCTTTTGATACCGTGAATAAGCAGTTATCTCCCAAACCTGGGGAAGAACCAAAGGTTCCCATTCCTGCCTCATTAATTGCAGGGGCGTGTGCTGGAGTCAGCTCAACTTTGTGCACCTATCCTCTTGAGCTAGTTAAGACTCGATTAACCATTGAG aaaaatatGTATGATGGTATAGTTGATGCTTTCTTAAAAATACTGCAAAAGGAGGGCCCTGCTGAACTTTACAGAGGCCTTGCTCCTAGTCTCATTGGAGTAATTCCGTATGCTGCCACTAATTATTTTGCATACGATACTTTACGGAAAGTGTACAGGAAAGTTTTCAAGGAGGAGAAAATCGGCAATATTGAAACCCTTTTAATTGGATCACTAGCTGGGGCTATTTCAAGTAGTGCAACTTTCCCACTTGAGGTGGCTCGCAAGCACATGCAGGTTGGAGCTCTCAATGGAAGACAGGTCTACAAGAATGTACTGCATGCACTCTCAAGCATTCTTGAACAAGAAGGGATTCATGGTCTATATAAAGGTTTGGGTCCTAGTTGCATGAAGTTGGTACCTGCTGCTGGGATTTCGTTCATGTGCtatgaagcatgcaaaaggATACTTGTAGAGAAAGATGAGGAAGCATAG